The Eremothecium gossypii ATCC 10895 chromosome VII, complete sequence nucleotide sequence CATCTGCTACTGTATTGGATTTCTTGTATACAACAGGTACTTCGATTAGTCCCTTTTGGAAGGAATCCGTAATAAGGTCTGCGATCACAGCGGCTAACAATTCTATATCGGCCCCAGCAGAACTCCAAATAGCTCTCACGGTGCTTTGTATATCGTATCCATAAGCAAAACGCCAAAATACTGCTTGATAGACGAACGATAAGGTTTTGTGTTTTGTATCTTCCCTTTCACCAATGGCATCGGCATCTAAAAACACCAGTTTAATACGCTTGTTCCGAACCGTATCTAAAAAGGTAGTTGGAAGTTGGAGCTGATCAACAAGTGTGTCTTGGTCCTGCAGATCAATACCCTTTAAGCTTTTCCTGGAAACCAATATAATAGTGCCATTATCACGGACTGTTCCTGCGATATCAATAAAACGCAATATATTGATATCCTCCACAAACGTAACATTAGAGGAATCAATGTTTGAAACAACACTGTGAACGCCTACTGGGGCGACGGAAAACTGAGCTTGGAATATCCCCGCATTTGTGAAGTTATCAAACTTCGTGCGCATAGTAACTTCTACACCGTCAATTAAGGAAAGAGCATGGACTAGACGCGCCGGAACATCGATTTCGGAACTGTAATCAGATGACCAATAAATGAAATCTTTTGATTCAGTATCAGAGCCTAGCTTCAACGAGTAGTCGAATTCATTCAATATTTGAACAACAGCATTTGGCGACCAAAAAAAATCGGGATGAAAGATATATTCAGAGACACGAATATTACGCTTGTTGGAGTAGAAAAGGGCTGCCGAAATGGTGCTTTTTAGCCATGAATATGTGTTATTTTCTTGGCATTGCCCAATTACGACAATATTAGTCGCTGACTCAGGTACAATTTTAACGAAGGCAGGTCCATTAAATGGGGAGGGAATCCTGACCGCAATTAGCCCGACTTGTGTTTGGTCTTGAATCATAGATGCGAATAAATCTCCTTCAACGGAGCCATTAAGCACAAATACAGTCTCTGCAGTGCTATCTCCGTAATACTGGAAATTACCCAGATCTAACCCGTAGAGCTGGTTGAAGCGGGCAACAATATCTTCAACTGATGAACCTTTTGGTATGTTAAAATCCGCAAGCTTCAGACGTTTCTTGCCTTCAGGTATCTTAACGACCGACTTAGAATAAGTTAAAGCATCATATAAGTGTACTGCACCCTGGGCCTTGCCGAATTTTGCCAGAGCAGCTGTCAATAATGTAGTCGCCCTCAGTTCCTTCCAGGAAAGAGGTGTAACAACGGGAAGCCCCAAACGGGTAGCTTCTTCCAAAGGTTTAATGTAGTCACAGACTAAAGCACCTGTATCCTCATTGTATTCTAAGGCCCCAACACTGAGCAAAAACCTGCTACCGCCGTCGGTTTCTTTTTCAAAACTGCGTGCAAGACAACCCATTGCATAACCTGGGGTAACAATGCCAATCAGTTGCTCTGCGTCGCTACAAAAGCCTAATGCCACTAAACCTGTACCACTTCTAATATCTAACTCCCGTAATGAAAGATCACCATTTCTTTCGCTCCACCTCTTCAGTTCTGTGTCCAGGAGATCAGGATCAAGAGGTGATTTGTAGCTGAATATTGCATCAACCTGTTCCCCAATAGCGGCATTGACAGCTGCCAAAGGCCGAACGTAGCCCTTCACATCATCTACCTCGTTGGGAAGATCAAATGGATTTCCGACAAAATCCAATAACATAATCCGAGTAGAAACGGTAAGCCTGAAGGTTAGAATAGAATGAAGGACACATAGAAGAACTTACTTTGCTTTCATTATATTATATCTTATGTAGTGAGCCAAATCAGTAAAAGTCATAGTTGCTGACCCCACAATTATGGCTCTAAGAGTCATTCATGTGACGGCAAAACCGCCTTTTCATTGGTTGGGAATTAAAATCGCACTCGGTCACGTGGAAGTACTCTGAGGGCCCGCCCAATGTCTTAAGTTGCACCACCCTTCCGCAACATATCCATATGGAAAAGTAATGTCCTTGCTCTTTCCCGCACATTCAGGTATTCGTCAAAAGTCCGTTCATGAATGAGCTCGTAGAAACCCATTTTTTCTAGTCTGCGGTATCGAACCAAGGCCGGGTTTGCACTCGTAGGAGACTGGAACGAGAGACGAACAAAGTCTCCAGCCTCATCCATATCGATACCTTCAGTTTCGGCATCGTTCTCCGAATCGTCCGAGTAATTACCGGAGTTCCCAGGTTCAAACAGAGCTGAACGGATGGCTTCGGAATTTCTTGTGGAGGCATCTCCAGTGGGGGCCGTTGGTGTGTAGTCGACGGGAGCACTATGAGTGTAGCTGGTAAAAGAAGAATTCCAGATGAGGTTTGTTAGCATCCAAATACACCCTAGTTTTGCGTCCTCATTATTACAGAACCTGCTGTTATTCGCGCTAGACTCGGATAGAATTGCTTTTACAATTTCTAAAACTTCTTCTTGCTCTATAACCATTTGCCTCTTGCTTTCGTTGATGACCGTGAAGTTCACTATAATGTGTATTATGGACACTATCGTCCCCATTTGGTGGGCATTCTTTGGGTCTGATGATCTCAATTTTTTGGTGAGAAATTCGAATAGATAAGTAGACTTCAGGTCACATTTATGCTCATCGTTGCTCTGTGGAGAATTGAAGGGTTCCTTTTCTCTGAAGTGGTAAAGAAGGATATTAATCACTTTTCTGGAGTTGCAGGTCAAATTGCGGAGTAGTTGGAAGCACTGTTCCTGAACAGCCCAATTCTGGTCATTGATATATTCAAGGATTATATCCATGGGTATTACTTTTAATAATTCCAATTTGTCCTCTGTATTCGAATTGTATATCAAATGCTTTAACATCCATAGCACATTAATCTTTACTGCACTAATATTCTCAGTCGGGAATCTTTTCTTATACCGCATATATTCCTCGCCACATTCTACGTGACTGTTGAAAAGCGGGTCAAGTAAGATGTCGTGGGCCATTTGTAATACACCGTGTTTCACCATGTAAACCTGTAGATTAGAGAATTCCATGGCAAAATTAGAGATTACAGCGAAAACTGTAGCCAATATATCCATTTCAGCCTTAAGTAGATCATCACTAGCAAAGCTCCCCTTTTTTAATAACATGTATATTGTCTCCGCCATCTGTAATAGTTGCTCTCCAAGTAGGGTTCGACGTAATCTTGTCCGCAATGAGTTAACACTTCGCGAAAAAGACTTCAATAATGTTACCCATTGCAACGTTACCTCGCTGGTATAAAAGGGCGGCATGACGTCGTTTGGTCCTATCATTTCTTTCATCTTGTCTGAGCTCAAGATGAACACACTTAACAAGTCCAAATGTGTTTGAAGAGCATGTTCAACATGCTGCATGAGTTGGTTGTCTTCCAGTAGGAGCAATCTGCATTTTTCATCATTAGCTGTTACCTGTGCGAATAGCTTAAGGTATGAGGTGATGATACCCAAAGAGCTTGTGGTCTGGTATTCCAACGAGAGGCATTTCACAAACACGGTGATTAACCCATGCAAAAGGTTAGTCCTGTACAAATATTCTATGATCTCATTGTTCAATGGGTTTTGTGTGTTGTAATACGTAACCAACTGGACTAGCGTGTCTAGCGGATCAAACCACCACGGCACATCATCATAGTTGATTAAATCAATTAGGTAAGGCAACCATAGTTGCAGACTTTGTTTCTGTACCATTTTCTTGGGATTAAAGAAGTAGGGAGTCACGAGGAAATGCACCGCACATGCTTTGAGATTGGTGTTTTGGGATTTTAGAAGGCCAGTAACGAAGACGGTGAACGAGCTGTCCAGCCATAGATTATTTTTAACTGGATGAACCTTGTAGCACTCGATGTATAGGACAATCGCCAACCAGAGCAATGTCTCGTGCAACGGGTTCTGGATGACAAGCGCACGCGGGGTGCTCGTGAATGGTAGGAGTTGGTTGCTTCCTATCCCACGGTTGCTAAATGCCATGTACTCTTGGTCCTTGGGGTTCGGCGCGACGCTGACCTTTAAAATGTATTTGAGGTCCAACTGGTGACCATAGCGGTCCACTAGTGATAGCATGAGTGCCTCTAACGGCAGAAGAAGCCCTTGCGGAAGCGAAACCACCTCCCGGCATTTGAGCACCGCAGACATTAACTCCAAAAGCGTGTTGGCCCAGGAGATGCTCTGCTCGGGAGTCATCTGCTTCTCATTCATCCCGAGGAAGTGTATCAAAAGCCCGGGCAAACCCACGGGCACAGCCCGCCGCACATCCGCGTCCCCATTACAGTAGTCTATCCCACAGTTGTTCAAACAGAGGTTCAACAACTGCAAAGTCTTGTGACACACTTCCACCGGCACCGTCTCGTCCAACGAAATCGTACGCATTATCCGCGTGGCCATCGACGCATAAACGTAGTCAAGCTCATTGCGCACGTCCGCCTCCAAGTTCATCAAGCTGAGCAGCAATTCCAAGCTTTTCACTTTCTTCTCGACGTCCCGGCTGTCGATGTCGATCAAATGTTGTATCAATTCGCCGTCTTCCAGAAACAGCTGGAGCTTGCTTGCCTGGTCACCTAAAACGCGGTGCCTCAAGTCACACATGCGGTCCAACTCAGGCTGCAGCAGGCTTGGAGCCCCGCCATCGCTGCTGACCATACTCGTAATCATGGCTGCTACAGTCCACCAAGTGTCTGGAATGGATTACATCCGTCAGCCTGGGTTTAAGTCCACCCCTGGCCAGAAACTCTATGCAGGTGTATGGGTTCTGTCACGTGCTCAGAAATATGCTCGTGCTCCTCTCTGCCATCGCGCCCGATCCCAGCAACTGGACAGGTCTGATCCTCTGTGGGTCTGCTTTATATTGGGTCTCTGCTGTGTATGTCTTGCTCGACAGCAACGTTTCGTTCATCTTGTGCAGTACGTAACATTGTGTTGTACCGGGCAAAAGAGATAGGTCGCAACCAGGTGGCAGTTCTAGCGACAAGGAGTTGGAGAGCAATGGAGAGTTCCCTATGTAGGTTGCAGAAGCTCTGCTTTGAGAGTGTTGGCCGGTATGCAGTAGTGCAAAAGGCTGTGGAAAAATGGCAAGAGGACAAGACACCAGTGGTGGCGGCCGTAACGGCCGGCACGCTGGCATTCGTGCTATGGGCGGGCTGGGGCGTCGGCGGGCGCAAACAAGCGGGTAGCAGACGCAAGCGGAGCGCGCGCGGTGGGCGTAATGGTGTTGCGCTGCGTAAGGGTCCGGAGGACAGCATCGCGGCGGTAGAAGCGCGGTACGAGAAGGAATTCCGCGAGCGTGCTGAGCGGGTCGTCGCTGCGGGTCGGCTAGCCGACGAGAAGGATGAGTGGGAGTGCAATTTCTGCAAGGAGATGCTGCTGAAGTTGCTGATTGAGCTCGACGGGATAGAGCTGACTGCCGAGAGCGGTGAGCGGCGGGCGACGCTGAAAAAGCGGCGCAAGGCCGCTATTCTGAAGATCCAGGAGCAGCTGAAGCGGCTGGACGAGCTCTGTGCACAGTAGTCACGCGCGCCTACGTTGCGGGTGCAGCAGCCTTCGTACTGTTCATAGTATATACACTGAATACCCACACTGCCGGCCGCTGCCGGCCCGCGGAGGAGCCATTCCACTCAagcgcgcgcgcgaggcAACCAACGCTGGCCAGGCCCAGCTGCTCTAGAGCGCTGCAGGGTTACTCTGAGGTAAGATGATACCCCCGGATAAGTGCTCAGGAACGCGTTTGGGTACCATTTGAACCCTGCATGCTTCACGGCAACTGTATCAACTACCCTTTGTATTGCTAGATATGGTAATAACAAGGTTTACTTAAACCTCGAAAGCCAAAGCATAGCGCTCGGGGTGCTCGAGGTATAAAATGCACCGAGGCCAACGTAGTTGAAATGTAGAAAAATCAAAGTAATGCTCACACTTTTACCGGCGATCGCCGTGCTGGCATCATACTGCTGCTCGAATGTGCTTGCACTTGGCTTTGAGTTGGACTTTAACACTGGCGATGGCTTCCTCGCGATGCCGCTTCACCACAACGATGACCACTACGACATAGAAATTGAGGTGGGCACACCTCCACAGAAGTTACATGCAGTGCTAGATACCGGCTCTGCAGATTTATGGCTGCAGGCCGAGAACAATCCGTTCTGTGTCGGGGCCAAGGACGAGAAACAGGAGGTTCGCGGCGTCACAGTGACGCCGTCCATAGACTGTAGAGGAATTAAAACATTCTGTAATGAGAGCTCCACGACATTGCGCATATTGCCAAACCCATTCTACATCGATTATGCCGACACATTCGTGGATGGATCTTGGGCCACCGATCGCCTGGTCATCGGCGGGCACGACGTCAGTGGCATGAAATTTGGGGTGGGGCGCACATCCAACACGGAGCTGAGTGGTGTCTTGGGCGTCGGCCACGCGAACTTGGAGTCAGTTAGAGGGTATGCTGGAGCGCCCAATGCCACATACCCCAACCTGCCGCGGCAGCTGAAGCTGGACGGTTCAGTACAAAAACTTGCATACTCGGTTTCCCTGCAGAAGACTTCAGAACGTGACGGCGAGATATTGTTCGGGGCCATCGACACCAGCAAATACGTTGGAAAGTTGCATACCTTCCCGATTCTGAACATAGATCCACATCTGAATTCACCGTCGAACTTCTATATCGCTCTACAAGGCATAGACATCCAGGGGGGGCGGTCCTCCACTGGCAGGCCATTGATAAACTCGTCGTTTCctgcgctgctggacaCAGGTACGGGCGGCATGGTTGTGTCATCGCTGGCCGAGGATATCGGCGCTGCCCTTAATGCTACCTACGACACAGAGCAGTGTGTCTTTGTGATTCAATGCCCCACTGAGGATGACACCCGCCAGTTCAATTTCAACTTTGGCGAACTGCAGATTGCAGTTCCCATATCCAACTTCGTGGTCCCTGCGTCTGGCTTGGAAACGGGCCAGTGCGCATTGGCCATCATGCCCGGCACAAGTGAGACATTTGCGCTTGGAATCCCATTCCTGAAGGAGGTCTACACTGTATTCAACCTGGAGGATAACGAAATTTCCATGGCGCGGGCGAATACCAACCCACAGGAGCCAGATATAAGACCAATCCCGGCGGGTGTGCCAGCCGCCATCAGAGACAGCGGGCCAGCAAGGCATGTGAAGTCAAAAGGCGCCAGCTCCTTATCCGCTCCCGCACAAGCAGGACCGGCATATCCCGATGAGCGCGCCAGCACCCAGACGCTACACCACCATTCGAAGTAGACTTTAAAAGAGCGCTTTCCAGCTTCTCAGGCAGTTAGCTCTACGACAAAGGAACCAAGTGATTTTCCCGATAGACGCGACTTGCTCAACGATGTTTCTGTGACCAGCGCAAGGAGAGATAGTCCTAAAGTATAATCAGATAGTTAGTCGTATCTTCTAGTTTTATTAGTCAGCTACATGGCGAACCGCCATTTCCTTATGCATGTCTTACGAGTTTAAAAAGCTCGCGGTAGCAGAAAAGAAGATGCATAGATGGCATACCGAAGCCTATATCGCCCATAGAAGTTGATAGGATGTTTACCGGTATAGTGGAACACATTGGCACTGTTGCTGAGTACTTGGAGAACGATGCCAGCGAGGCAGGCGGCAACGGTGTGTCAGTCCTTATCAAGGATGCGGCTCCGATACTGGCGGATTGCCACATCGGTGACTCGATTGCATGCAATGGTATCTGCCTGACGGTGACGGAGTTCACGGCCGATAGCTTCAAGGTCGGGATCGCACCAGAAACAGTTTATCGGACGGAAGTCAGCAGCTGGAAAGCTGGCTCCAAGATCAACCTAGAAAGGGCCATCTCGGACGACAGGCGCTACGGCGGGCACTACGTGCAGGGCCACGTCGACTCGGTGGCCTCTATTGTATCCAGAGAGCACGACGGGAACTCTATCAACTTTAAGTTTAAACTGCGCGATCAAGAGTACGAGAAGTACGTAGTAGAAAAGGGTTTTGTGGCGATCGACGGTGTGTCGCTGACTGTAAGCAAGATGGATCCAGATGGCTGTTTCTACATCTCGATGATTGCACACACGCAGACCGCTGTAGCCCTTCCACTGAAGCCGGACGGTGCCCTCGTGAACATAGAAACGGATGTTAACGGCAAGCTAGTAGAGAAGCAGGTTGCACAGTACCTGAATGCGCAGCTGGAAGGTGAGAGCTCGCCATTGCAGCGCGTGCTCGAAAGGATTATTGAATCCAAGCTTGCTAGCATCTCAAATAAGTGATTATATTATCTTGGGTGCTGTATATGTTATGTATGTCTTACGACTGTGAATCAGAGGGGTGGCAGCTGGAACACCAGCGACACACCTTCGTCTCCCGCGGTGATCAGCCTTCTGTTTTCCTCAAGTAGTACAAAGTCTAGGACACCCATGTTGTGGCCAACGCAAACAtggagctgctgcccgtTACGCACGTCGAACTCGTAGACCTTGCCGTCAATGCACGAGGCGAACAGGTGGAAACCGGTGGTCTTGTCAAACGCCAGCTTCGTGACCGAGTCCGGCAGCACGAACTTGTGTCTGACCTTCAACGTCACAGTGTCGTACAGCAGAATGTCGCCCGAAACCAGGCCCACGACCATGAAGTTCATCCGAGACGAGAATGCAATTGACTCTATCGAGGCGTCCATCTCCTCCTGGTCCTCCTTGAGTTCGATCGTCTGCGTCAGGTGCAGCACTGCACCCTGCGCCGCGTTGATCACCGCCAGCAGCCCGCTGTTCGAGCCGCACGCCACGATGGGCGAACCGCGGTTGATCCCCAGCGGGAGCGTGCTCAACGTTATCCACTGCGCCTCCTGGCCCTTGAGTTCAGACGGCGTCACCTTGAATACCTGTTGCCCGCTGTAGCAGTTCCAGCCAATTATGGTCCCATCGAGGGAGCACGTCACCAGTATGACGTTTTCGTCGTCTGCCGCAGTCTCCAGGAACACACCCATCGTACAGTCCTGGGCGTGGGCCACCCCCGTCATCAGCAGCACAGGCGTGTTGTTCTGCGTGTCCATCTCGTAGCACCACACCGACCCGTCCACAGCGCCAATCGCAAAAATCCCAGCTCTGTGCGGGTGCACCTTCAGCCAGGTCACCTCGTCCacctcctgcagctccgcAGCCGGCCGCCACTCCTGGCCCTGCCGCGCAGCCACCTGCACCCGCACCTGGCCGTTCATGTCCGCCGTCACCAGGTACCGCCCATCCGCCGTGAACGCCGCGCCAATCACCGACTCGCTGTGCTCCACGCTGCCCGCCTCCCGGGGCGGTTCGCGGTGCGTGGTCCACAGGTGCGCCTTGTTAtccccgccgccgctgaCCACCAGCGGCAGCTTGGGGTGCGCGGCCACCGTGAACACCGAGTCCGTGTGCTTATCGAAGTACGTTACGGAGTTGTTCGACATGTCGATTTCGATCGTGTCATCCCCGTAGTCTGCGCCCTCAGCCCCCTCGGCGTCGATCTCCTGCTCCACCTCGCTTTGCTCGATGAACTCCTCCTGCGGCGTCTGGCCCACTTCTTCGTGCTCAAATCCGTCCCCTTCCATTGCTAAACGTATAATCTACCTCGACCGGTCCTGCTGGTTGCACTCAAGCCGTATTCAAGCCCCCAGATGCCGTGAACTACCTCGCAACAGGTTGCTCGAACTACAATATTTAGCTCATCGCAGGCCTAAAATTTTTCCCCCGCTGGAAAGGAAGGCCAAGGATGGTTACTAAGCAGCGGATGGCTAACAACGTTATGCGCAGGAAACGCCTGACAGAGGATGGCGGGGATGGAGATGGCACTGGATGAGGACTGCGTGTGGCTGGGCTGCGCGGCGACTCTGCGAGGgatatcacgtgacacatTAGAAGAGGTCAAAAAGCAATTCACGAATAATTTTCGGTGGCAGACAGAAGAAAGCAGAACAAGAATACCAACTAATTTGCAACTGTAACAGCGGGAGCTATAGACTTGTAGCTGTGTGCCGCAGGTTTATTAGACGGAGCATATCAGGATGAGCCAGTCGGTAGGATTTGAGTGGGGGTTCAAGGCAGGCGGCGAAGGAAGGCCCAGAGCGCAGGGCGATGGCGCGGGCTGCGCAGGCGCCACGGCGGCAGCGAACAGCCAGCAAGGATGCGGGCACTTGGTGCACATGAGCTACAAGGTAGGCAAGCCCAAGATGAAGCGGCGTCTTACGAACGAGGAGCACGggggcgcgcggcgcgcgaAGCGCCAGCCGGCGCAGTTCAACGTCATCCAGGGCCAGCCCCTTCCGGTGCACCGCAAGATAGAGATGATGGACAAGGCGGCGTTGCAGCTGACgcttctgcagctcgtGGCGATGCACCCCGAGGTGCAGGACTCGCTCTCGGTGCTTCAGCCGACGTCGCCAGACCCGGCCAAATACACAGAGCTGCTTGAGCAGAAGATGCAGGCGGTCTACGACCACATCCCGTATTCGAAGAGTAGCGACATGTTGAATGACTATGCATTTGTGCGCATGAAGGCTGCGATACTGGAGTTTTTGAACTGTTTGATAGACTGTCTTTTGGACGCCATTCCACCGCGCACCACAAACTTGCTCCAGTCTTTCAAGTTTTTGGCTTATGGCACGCGCCTCTTGGCGCAGATGCCGCACTTCGAGACCGAATCCAACAATTACTATAAGAACATTTGCTATGAGCAGGTTTCAGAGATATGGAACACTCTCATCAGGCACGCCTCCTCGGACATCAACTTTTTGTCCACGAAGCCCAGCCTATTGCATTACCTCCACGAGTTGAAACAATTCAACGAACAGACCAAGGGGAAGTTTGACATACCGTTGCGCCTCTTCTACACAATCATGGATGACTATCATACGCAGACGGTGCcggccgcggctgctgTGGCATCCACATCCGCCACCGTTGCCGAGGAATTAAACGGCAACAGCAAGAGCATGGAGACACTCGGTATCTGGAATAACGTTGCTTAATATCCCACAGGTGGTGGGAGATCTACATACACTATATAACACATGGCCACGTAGCCGCAGTCGAATATCTGATCACATGCAGCTATCTATCAATATATGTACTGTATATATGTTCACGTGCTGACACTGAAAGACCGAAAACTGGCGGTTTTCACGATTTCTCCCCGTTATCTCCTGACACTCCTGACCAGCATCGCCAGCCATCTCCAATATGGGCCAAGTCAAGCCGATTCATTACGACGAGGCTACCATAAGTCAACTGACGAGGGAGGTATGTGGAGTTGCAGCTTTTCTTTCAGCCGCGTATACTGACTAGTAATCAAAAAGCTAGCTATTGCATCCTGCATTGGAGCACTCAAGGGAGCAGCCATCGGAATAACTTCCGCCCTTCTCCTGCGCACTTTCTCCCCCGTGTACCGGAATGTCCGTACCCAAGTTAAGGTATTCTACCACTGTGCGTGGATCTCGATGGGAGTGGTGGTGCAGGCTGACAAACAGGTGATTTCCTTCCAAGAGCGATACTACCGCGATGAGATGGTGCGCCGCGCACGGATCTTAGACGAGGCAGCCGACAGGGGGATCTTTCTTGAGGAAGATGCGGCTGCCATCTCTACCACGTCTAACTAACTTGGATGACTCGTGCGGGCACGCTCTAATTTGTCTTTAAAAAGTCAGTATGTAGCCGTCGTAGGGACGCTAGCCTACCAGTATCTACATCAGCCAGGTAATAAGTGCGATCAGCCTATATAGGAGAAAGTGGATTGCTTTAAGTATCGAAAACAGGAACCATATGACCCAGAGAAGTGCGACGATGATGCATTCAAGCGCACTGTACAGGAGAGTCGCGACTCCAGGTCGCGGGTAGTATCGGCTGATGCCCAGTCTATCAATAAGCTCCTGGAGAGATTTTGTGCGCAAGGTAAGCGTTGTGTTGACGCTGGACATCACCCTGTCGCTGTTTTGCAGCAAATCATCGGCTCGCAAGGAATATATGTTCAGTAGTCGATCCTTCCACCTCTGGCAGAGATCAAAGCCGGCCGCTAGGGCATCCTCGTAAGATCGTTGCGCATTTATATGTTGCGGCAGCTCATCTCCTATACCTGAACATATTAAAAACGCAGCTTCGGACTTCTGAACGAGTAATtgctggcgccgccgcaggtTTTCTTCGCGATGCCTTATTAGAGCCCAAGTGCAATGCAGGTATGTTACTTGACGTCTATCATTTAAAAGTGTGGGATTTATCTCAATTTGAGATGGTGTTCCACTATCAGTGGATCTCTCTATGTCTGAGTTACTGAGCTTACGCCTAACATTCACAATTTTGACACTTTCGAAGAGATTCCTGGCGTTGGAGCGTTGTTTCTCATCCACAGGCGTGTTATAGGCTTGTGCGCTCGATGTGGATACATCGCCGGCTATCAGATCATCCAATTCTACTGTTACACCCTGCGTTTTCGGCGGTGACCTGGCAAGCCGCGATAGAAACGTTTTCTTGAAACCTCGACCACGATGCAGGTTTGACTCAATTGGTAAGTCTGATGCTGGGTCTTCCTCCGGAAGTCTCGGGCCACCGCCAGAGAATTCGGCCTCGTTCTCCGCAGCATCTGATGCCCCACCAGCTGTACTCTGTTTGCGTTGAAATCTAGCACGCTCGTGCGGCAGGCCACGGCTAATGCCCCCACGAGGTGTCGGTGGAAACCAATGGCTCCCATCTGGCTTTCGCAGCTTTTCCCAATGACTTGTCCGCCATGCCATGTCATAGGAGCGCTCGTATATGTCTACAAACCAGGGAAAGGGCTTGTTGGAGTGACTGAAATCCTTTATGGCAATGATAGGACTACCTACTTGGAT carries:
- the VID28 gene encoding glucose-induced degradation complex subunit VID28 (Syntenic homolog of Saccharomyces cerevisiae YIL017C (VID28)); amino-acid sequence: MITSMVSSDGGAPSLLQPELDRMCDLRHRVLGDQASKLQLFLEDGELIQHLIDIDSRDVEKKVKSLELLLSLMNLEADVRNELDYVYASMATRIMRTISLDETVPVEVCHKTLQLLNLCLNNCGIDYCNGDADVRRAVPVGLPGLLIHFLGMNEKQMTPEQSISWANTLLELMSAVLKCREVVSLPQGLLLPLEALMLSLVDRYGHQLDLKYILKVSVAPNPKDQEYMAFSNRGIGSNQLLPFTSTPRALVIQNPLHETLLWLAIVLYIECYKVHPVKNNLWLDSSFTVFVTGLLKSQNTNLKACAVHFLVTPYFFNPKKMVQKQSLQLWLPYLIDLINYDDVPWWFDPLDTLVQLVTYYNTQNPLNNEIIEYLYRTNLLHGLITVFVKCLSLEYQTTSSLGIITSYLKLFAQVTANDEKCRLLLLEDNQLMQHVEHALQTHLDLLSVFILSSDKMKEMIGPNDVMPPFYTSEVTLQWVTLLKSFSRSVNSLRTRLRRTLLGEQLLQMAETIYMLLKKGSFASDDLLKAEMDILATVFAVISNFAMEFSNLQVYMVKHGVLQMAHDILLDPLFNSHVECGEEYMRYKKRFPTENISAVKINVLWMLKHLIYNSNTEDKLELLKVIPMDIILEYINDQNWAVQEQCFQLLRNLTCNSRKVINILLYHFREKEPFNSPQSNDEHKCDLKSTYLFEFLTKKLRSSDPKNAHQMGTIVSIIHIIVNFTVINESKRQMVIEQEEVLEIVKAILSESSANNSRFCNNEDAKLGCIWMLTNLIWNSSFTSYTHSAPVDYTPTAPTGDASTRNSEAIRSALFEPGNSGNYSDDSENDAETEGIDMDEAGDFVRLSFQSPTSANPALVRYRRLEKMGFYELIHERTFDEYLNVRERARTLLFHMDMLRKGGAT
- the BAR1 gene encoding aspartyl protease BAR1 (Syntenic homolog of Saccharomyces cerevisiae YIL015W (BAR1)) → MLTLLPAIAVLASYCCSNVLALGFELDFNTGDGFLAMPLHHNDDHYDIEIEVGTPPQKLHAVLDTGSADLWLQAENNPFCVGAKDEKQEVRGVTVTPSIDCRGIKTFCNESSTTLRILPNPFYIDYADTFVDGSWATDRLVIGGHDVSGMKFGVGRTSNTELSGVLGVGHANLESVRGYAGAPNATYPNLPRQLKLDGSVQKLAYSVSLQKTSERDGEILFGAIDTSKYVGKLHTFPILNIDPHLNSPSNFYIALQGIDIQGGRSSTGRPLINSSFPALLDTGTGGMVVSSLAEDIGAALNATYDTEQCVFVIQCPTEDDTRQFNFNFGELQIAVPISNFVVPASGLETGQCALAIMPGTSETFALGIPFLKEVYTVFNLEDNEISMARANTNPQEPDIRPIPAGVPAAIRDSGPARHVKSKGASSLSAPAQAGPAYPDERASTQTLHHHSK
- the SNL1 gene encoding Snl1p (Syntenic homolog of Saccharomyces cerevisiae YIL016W (SNL1)), coding for MSCSTATFRSSCAVRNIVLYRAKEIGRNQVAVLATRSWRAMESSLCRLQKLCFESVGRYAVVQKAVEKWQEDKTPVVAAVTAGTLAFVLWAGWGVGGRKQAGSRRKRSARGGRNGVALRKGPEDSIAAVEARYEKEFRERAERVVAAGRLADEKDEWECNFCKEMLLKLLIELDGIELTAESGERRATLKKRRKAAILKIQEQLKRLDELCAQ
- the MET10 gene encoding sulfite reductase subunit alpha (Syntenic homolog of Saccharomyces cerevisiae YFR030W (MET10)), coding for MLLDFVGNPFDLPNEVDDVKGYVRPLAAVNAAIGEQVDAIFSYKSPLDPDLLDTELKRWSERNGDLSLRELDIRSGTGLVALGFCSDAEQLIGIVTPGYAMGCLARSFEKETDGGSRFLLSVGALEYNEDTGALVCDYIKPLEEATRLGLPVVTPLSWKELRATTLLTAALAKFGKAQGAVHLYDALTYSKSVVKIPEGKKRLKLADFNIPKGSSVEDIVARFNQLYGLDLGNFQYYGDSTAETVFVLNGSVEGDLFASMIQDQTQVGLIAVRIPSPFNGPAFVKIVPESATNIVVIGQCQENNTYSWLKSTISAALFYSNKRNIRVSEYIFHPDFFWSPNAVVQILNEFDYSLKLGSDTESKDFIYWSSDYSSEIDVPARLVHALSLIDGVEVTMRTKFDNFTNAGIFQAQFSVAPVGVHSVVSNIDSSNVTFVEDINILRFIDIAGTVRDNGTIILVSRKSLKGIDLQDQDTLVDQLQLPTTFLDTVRNKRIKLVFLDADAIGEREDTKHKTLSFVYQAVFWRFAYGYDIQSTVRAIWSSAGADIELLAAVIADLITDSFQKGLIEVPVVYKKSNTVADASSDSPSSQLPIFMADTAAAPNPRDQKKYPEFELGNAQIIAKKIAFKEAYGVTSEIRPDLSMNNFIVKVKENRRVTPTDYERYIFHIEFDISGTGLKYEIGDALGIHARNNEESVKSFLHAYRLKEDGIIVLPSKNEAGYLESRTVLQVFVENLDIFGKPSKRFYEGLVEFAEDEAERLKLQHLVSPAGASELKRFQDEEYYTYVDIFDLFPSARPPLDRLIELIAPLKRREYSIASSQRVHPNELHLLIVVVDWVDRRGRKRYGHTSKYLSELMVGTEIVVSVKPSVMKLPASPLQPIIMSGLGTGLAPFKALVEEKAWQKSQGQDIGGVYLFMGSRHKREEYLYGELWEAYKDAGIITHIGAAFSRDQPHKIYIQDRIREVLHELSTALIEKEGTFYLCGPTWPVPDITQVLKDIIAADAASRNIEVDLDAAIEELKETSKYILEVY